The Achromobacter deleyi genome has a window encoding:
- a CDS encoding TerD family protein codes for MNPIYLRRRGRLLLDQPATDDTGGQPVSAIDLAAVQAQAEALGFVLSDEVIAKLAAWPLAQVTHAARKLLKEFRHLTGAHRAHRPLYPDFPQQVQGLDDAQRYLDAVHHYLTLRRMPGENTERTPLLHGRNPQIIELGDTAGFEAIFTQLAAARTALSEEDRDDLAWFVKQYRDDIYRLMPAEIPFKENLAHLAANLLLHAPGPAAVAFLEDRLDTATDVLRVAVALAGGDASLAKPTRFKSLSRARRKLLLGLIERHPNAAEDMQRWGERWKRLGETLHPGEFAQRFPRTAAAFALLRSGKPAPTFNSRIEALLQAGQIEEAARELEGRPGEFARRLDHLLRGAADPAPVLAGFARAAGKVSTPVLLQLYTHASHRDAPTPLRAFYPKGDVAKVYATKDARSPLPAGCADAVAQACKTALLTRFAALAPLGDCYVDPALREHAAPFAQRSASRSLRTLARGSSMPMPDAAFVRLFLWWKNGSGRADVDLSAAMFGPDFGFIDALTYYRLQSYGGYHSGDIVDAPQGAAEFIDLDLARLQARGVRFVVMVLNSYTQQPYCELPECFAGWMAREDANSGEPFEPRAVVDRVDLASDTLICLPLALDLQDRRVRWMDVALHAQPRLNNVANNLSGVSLMLRAMLARPQTDLHTLFTLHAQARGRLVGSADAARTVFALDSGITPFDTDRIRAEFL; via the coding sequence ATGAATCCTATCTATCTGCGGCGGCGCGGCCGCCTGTTGCTGGACCAGCCCGCCACGGACGACACCGGCGGCCAGCCCGTCAGCGCCATCGACCTGGCAGCCGTGCAGGCGCAGGCCGAAGCGTTGGGCTTCGTGCTGTCGGACGAAGTGATAGCAAAGCTGGCCGCCTGGCCCCTGGCCCAGGTCACCCATGCCGCGCGCAAGCTGCTCAAGGAATTTCGCCACCTGACGGGCGCGCATCGCGCGCACCGTCCGCTGTATCCGGATTTTCCGCAACAGGTGCAGGGGCTCGACGACGCGCAGCGCTATCTGGACGCCGTCCATCATTACCTGACCCTGCGCCGCATGCCCGGCGAAAACACCGAGCGCACACCGCTGCTCCATGGCCGCAACCCGCAGATCATCGAGCTGGGCGACACCGCCGGATTCGAGGCCATCTTCACGCAGCTGGCCGCCGCCCGGACCGCGCTGTCCGAGGAAGACCGCGACGACCTGGCCTGGTTCGTGAAGCAGTACCGCGACGACATTTACCGCCTGATGCCGGCCGAGATTCCCTTCAAGGAAAACCTGGCGCACCTGGCTGCGAACCTGCTGCTACATGCGCCCGGACCCGCCGCCGTAGCGTTCCTGGAAGACCGCCTGGACACCGCCACCGACGTGCTGCGCGTGGCCGTGGCGCTGGCGGGCGGCGACGCCTCGCTGGCCAAACCCACCCGCTTCAAATCCCTGTCCCGCGCGCGCCGCAAGCTGCTGCTGGGCCTGATCGAACGCCACCCCAACGCCGCCGAAGACATGCAGCGCTGGGGCGAACGCTGGAAGCGGCTGGGCGAAACCCTGCATCCGGGCGAGTTCGCCCAGCGCTTTCCGCGCACCGCCGCCGCCTTTGCCCTGCTGCGCAGCGGCAAGCCCGCGCCCACCTTCAACAGCCGCATCGAAGCCCTGTTGCAGGCCGGCCAGATCGAAGAGGCTGCCCGCGAGCTGGAAGGCCGCCCCGGCGAATTCGCCCGGCGGCTGGACCACCTGCTGCGCGGCGCCGCCGACCCGGCGCCCGTGCTGGCCGGCTTTGCCCGCGCCGCCGGCAAGGTGTCCACGCCGGTGCTGCTGCAGCTCTACACCCATGCCAGCCACCGCGACGCGCCCACGCCCCTGCGCGCCTTCTACCCCAAGGGCGACGTGGCCAAGGTGTACGCGACGAAAGACGCGCGCTCGCCACTGCCCGCCGGCTGCGCCGACGCCGTGGCCCAGGCCTGCAAGACCGCCTTGCTGACGCGCTTTGCCGCGCTGGCGCCGCTGGGCGACTGCTATGTCGACCCGGCGCTGCGCGAACATGCCGCGCCCTTTGCCCAGCGTTCCGCATCGCGCAGCCTGCGCACGCTGGCGCGCGGCAGCAGCATGCCCATGCCGGACGCGGCGTTCGTGCGCCTGTTCCTGTGGTGGAAGAACGGCAGCGGACGCGCCGATGTGGATCTGTCGGCCGCCATGTTCGGCCCGGATTTCGGCTTCATCGACGCCCTCACCTACTACCGCCTGCAAAGCTATGGTGGGTATCACAGCGGCGACATCGTCGATGCGCCCCAGGGTGCGGCGGAGTTCATCGACCTGGACCTGGCGCGCCTGCAGGCTCGCGGTGTCCGCTTCGTAGTCATGGTGCTGAACAGCTACACCCAGCAGCCGTATTGCGAACTGCCCGAGTGCTTCGCGGGCTGGATGGCCCGCGAGGACGCCAACTCCGGCGAACCCTTCGAGCCGCGCGCCGTGGTGGACCGCGTGGATCTGGCCTCCGACACGCTGATCTGCCTGCCCCTGGCGCTGGACCTGCAGGACCGGCGCGTGCGCTGGATGGACGTGGCCTTGCACGCGCAGCCGCGCCTGAACAATGTGGCCAACAACCTCTCCGGCGTGTCCCTCATGCTGCGCGCCATGCTTGCCCGCCCGCAGACGGATCTGCACACGCTGTTCACCTTGCATGCCCAGGCGCGAGGCCGGCTTGTCGGCAGCGCCGACGCGGCGCGGACCGTCTTCGCCCTGGACTCGGGCATCACGCCGTTCGACACCGACCGCATCCGCGCCGAGTTTCTCTGA
- the argC gene encoding N-acetyl-gamma-glutamyl-phosphate reductase, with product MTQPLVFIDGDQGTTGLQIHERLNGRGDLRLLTLPEADRKNPQHRAEAINACDVAILCLPDEPARQAAASVVNPKVRIIDASSAHRTDAGWVYGFPEMDAGQAERIAQALRVSNPGCYPTGAIALLRPLVQAGLVPADYPAVVHAVSGYSGGGRASVDAYEGAGGAQGPAFQLYGLGLAHKHTPEIERHAGLTQRPVFVPAYGAFRQGIVLTVPLHLRLLPAGVGSQQLHDCLARHYAGAAHVQVVAREEAAAHTHLDPQALNGTNDLRLGVYGNEQHGQVLLTAVFDNLGKGASGAAVQNLDLMLAAMG from the coding sequence ATGACCCAACCCCTTGTATTTATCGACGGCGACCAGGGCACCACCGGCCTGCAGATCCATGAACGGCTCAACGGGCGCGGCGACTTGCGGCTGCTGACGTTGCCCGAGGCCGACCGCAAGAACCCGCAGCACCGCGCCGAGGCGATCAATGCCTGCGATGTCGCGATCCTGTGCCTGCCGGATGAGCCGGCGCGGCAGGCGGCGGCTTCCGTCGTCAATCCCAAGGTCCGCATCATCGACGCCAGTTCCGCCCACCGCACGGATGCGGGCTGGGTGTATGGCTTTCCCGAGATGGACGCCGGCCAGGCCGAACGGATTGCCCAGGCCCTGCGAGTCAGCAACCCCGGCTGCTATCCCACCGGCGCAATCGCCTTGCTGCGGCCCTTGGTTCAGGCAGGCCTGGTGCCGGCGGACTATCCGGCGGTCGTGCATGCGGTGTCCGGCTATTCGGGCGGTGGCCGCGCCAGCGTGGACGCCTATGAGGGCGCGGGCGGCGCGCAGGGCCCGGCATTCCAGCTGTATGGCCTGGGCCTGGCCCACAAGCACACGCCGGAGATCGAGCGGCATGCCGGCCTGACGCAGCGCCCGGTCTTCGTGCCGGCGTATGGCGCGTTCCGCCAGGGCATCGTCCTGACCGTGCCCCTGCACTTGCGCCTGCTGCCGGCGGGCGTGGGCAGCCAGCAGTTGCATGATTGCCTGGCCCGGCATTACGCCGGCGCGGCCCATGTGCAGGTGGTGGCGCGCGAGGAGGCGGCGGCGCACACGCATCTGGATCCGCAGGCGCTCAACGGGACCAACGATCTGCGCCTGGGCGTCTATGGCAACGAACAGCACGGACAGGTGCTGCTGACGGCGGTGTTCGACAACCTGGGCAAGGGCGCGTCCGGCGCGGCGGTGCAAAACCTGGACCTGATGCTGGCCGCGATGGGCTGA
- a CDS encoding LysR family transcriptional regulator: MREISLDRLRTLVAIADLGSFADAARALHLAPPTVSLHVADLESRVGAPLLTRKRGQVRPTAIGETLLERARRLLAEADQALDDVQRQVQGLAGRVRLGASTGAIAHLLPQALETLGRDHPGIDVQVAVLTSQETLLRLADGSLDVGLVALPQPPLDGLVLRPWRRDPVMAFLPAGWQVPARITPAWLAERPLILNDASTRLSRLTGEWFAAAGLNPRARIQLNYNDAIKSLVAAGYGATLLPHEATAPQPDPRVIMRPVRPALWRPLGIAHRAGQVERATQHVLDVLWELRAAGGGRATAS; encoded by the coding sequence ATGCGAGAGATCAGCCTGGACCGACTGCGCACCCTGGTGGCCATCGCCGACCTGGGGTCGTTCGCGGACGCCGCGCGCGCCTTGCACCTGGCGCCGCCCACGGTCAGCCTGCATGTGGCGGACCTGGAGTCCCGCGTCGGCGCCCCGCTGCTGACCCGCAAGCGCGGCCAGGTCCGGCCCACCGCCATCGGCGAAACCCTGCTGGAACGCGCCCGCCGGCTGCTCGCCGAGGCCGATCAGGCCCTGGACGATGTGCAGCGCCAGGTGCAGGGCCTGGCCGGCCGGGTACGGCTGGGCGCGTCCACCGGAGCCATCGCGCATCTGCTGCCGCAAGCGCTTGAGACACTCGGCCGCGACCATCCCGGCATCGACGTGCAGGTGGCGGTGCTGACTTCCCAGGAAACCCTGTTGCGGCTGGCGGACGGATCGCTGGACGTGGGCCTGGTGGCCCTGCCCCAGCCCCCTCTCGACGGCCTGGTGCTGCGCCCCTGGCGCCGCGATCCGGTGATGGCCTTCCTGCCCGCCGGCTGGCAAGTGCCCGCGCGCATCACCCCTGCCTGGCTGGCCGAACGGCCGCTGATCCTGAACGACGCCAGCACCCGGCTGTCGCGCCTGACGGGCGAATGGTTCGCGGCCGCCGGGCTGAATCCGCGCGCCCGCATCCAGCTCAATTACAACGACGCGATCAAGAGCCTGGTGGCCGCGGGCTATGGCGCCACCCTGCTGCCGCACGAGGCCACCGCGCCGCAACCCGATCCGCGCGTCATCATGCGGCCGGTGCGGCCCGCGCTGTGGCGCCCCTTGGGCATCGCGCATCGCGCCGGGCAGGTCGAGCGCGCCACCCAGCACGTGCTGGATGTCTTGTGGGAATTACGGGCCGCTGGCGGGGGCCGCGCCACCGCGTCCTAG
- a CDS encoding chloride channel protein translates to MPPTPASARAVIRLGDFTTDRRVVLLMALAVPVGLASVAAAWMLLRLIALCTNLAYHGLFSFADLPITTGRLGLGSVAIPVAGCLIIGLMARYGSEKIRGHGIPEAMEAILIGQSRIQPKVAILKPVSSAVSIGTGGPFGAEGPIIMTGGAIGSLLAQTIHLDDGERKTLLVAGAAAGMTAIFATPLAAVLLAVELLLFEWKPRSFLPVAMAALVAAATRAFVLEPGPIFAYSGALAFTPWHLLACAAVGVLAGLGSGVLTSLVYTAEDLFEKLPFHWMWWPAIGGLAIGIGGLIEPAALGVGYDNIRHLLAGDLAFQAVLVLLVVKVAIWSIALGSGTSGGVLAPLLIFGGALGALASPLLPQADPGFWALLGMAAMMGGTMRAPLTATLFAVELTGNIGALLPVLSACVFAYGVTVLLLKRSILTEKIARRGHHISREYRVDPFDLLRVADVMTTPVQTLPDTLTVAQAIEHFTTAQPVHTSYPVLDGQGVVVGEVTRADSLAWALDSEQDERTLAEALAGRELVHGYPEELASQIADRMALSGAGRVPIVDRASGRLLGIVGRKDLFRSRARRLREESQRTAFFRRAPSTRA, encoded by the coding sequence ATGCCTCCCACTCCTGCCTCCGCCCGCGCCGTTATCCGGCTGGGCGACTTCACCACCGACCGCCGCGTCGTCCTGCTGATGGCGCTGGCCGTCCCCGTCGGCCTGGCCAGCGTCGCGGCCGCCTGGATGCTGCTGCGCCTGATCGCCCTGTGCACCAACCTGGCCTATCACGGGCTGTTTTCCTTCGCGGACCTGCCGATCACGACCGGACGGCTGGGCCTGGGGTCCGTTGCCATCCCCGTTGCCGGCTGTCTCATCATCGGGTTGATGGCCCGCTACGGTTCCGAAAAGATACGCGGCCATGGCATCCCCGAAGCCATGGAAGCCATCCTGATCGGCCAGAGCCGCATCCAGCCCAAGGTGGCCATCCTGAAGCCAGTGTCGTCGGCGGTGTCGATCGGCACCGGCGGCCCCTTCGGCGCGGAGGGCCCCATCATCATGACGGGCGGCGCCATCGGCTCGCTGCTGGCGCAAACCATCCACCTGGACGACGGCGAGCGCAAGACGCTGCTGGTGGCTGGGGCCGCGGCCGGCATGACGGCCATCTTCGCGACGCCGCTGGCGGCGGTGCTGCTGGCGGTGGAGCTGCTGCTGTTCGAATGGAAGCCGCGCAGCTTCTTGCCGGTGGCGATGGCCGCGCTGGTGGCGGCCGCCACGCGCGCGTTCGTGCTGGAGCCGGGCCCCATCTTTGCCTACTCTGGCGCGCTTGCCTTCACGCCCTGGCACCTGCTGGCGTGCGCCGCGGTCGGCGTGCTGGCGGGGCTGGGGTCGGGCGTGCTGACCTCGCTGGTGTACACGGCCGAGGACCTGTTCGAAAAGCTGCCTTTCCATTGGATGTGGTGGCCGGCCATCGGCGGCCTGGCCATCGGCATCGGCGGGCTGATCGAGCCCGCCGCGCTGGGGGTGGGCTACGACAACATCCGGCATCTGCTGGCGGGCGACCTGGCCTTCCAGGCGGTGCTGGTGCTGCTGGTGGTCAAGGTGGCCATCTGGTCCATCGCCCTGGGGTCGGGCACGTCCGGCGGCGTGCTGGCGCCCTTGCTGATCTTCGGCGGCGCACTCGGCGCGCTGGCCTCGCCCTTGCTGCCGCAGGCGGATCCGGGCTTCTGGGCCTTGCTGGGCATGGCCGCGATGATGGGGGGCACGATGCGGGCGCCGCTGACGGCGACCCTGTTCGCGGTGGAACTGACGGGCAATATCGGCGCGCTGCTGCCGGTGCTGTCGGCCTGCGTGTTTGCCTATGGCGTTACGGTGCTGCTGCTCAAGCGCTCCATCCTGACGGAGAAGATCGCGCGGCGCGGCCACCACATCAGCCGCGAGTACCGGGTGGACCCCTTCGATCTGCTGCGCGTGGCCGACGTGATGACCACGCCTGTGCAGACCTTGCCCGACACGCTGACGGTGGCGCAGGCGATCGAGCATTTCACGACCGCGCAGCCGGTCCACACCAGTTATCCCGTGCTGGACGGCCAGGGCGTCGTGGTGGGCGAAGTGACGCGGGCCGACAGCCTGGCCTGGGCGCTGGACAGCGAACAGGATGAACGGACCCTGGCCGAAGCGCTGGCCGGGCGCGAGCTGGTGCATGGCTATCCGGAGGAATTGGCCAGCCAGATCGCGGACCGCATGGCCTTGTCGGGCGCGGGCAGGGTGCCGATCGTGGACCGCGCGAGCGGCCGCCTGCTGGGCATCGTGGGCCGCAAGGACTTGTTCCGGTCCCGCGCGCGGCGGCTGCGCGAGGAAAGCCAGCGCACGGCGTTCTTTCGCCGCGCGCCGTCTACGCGCGCGTGA
- a CDS encoding MarR family winged helix-turn-helix transcriptional regulator translates to MNPPSTPTSLSPADYELLADFRYALRKFAAFSESAAAGLDLMPQQHQALLAIKGTRKTTPGRRGLYVGEIAERLLIRPHTAAELVGRLARLDLVSREPDPEDGRRVEVVLTPKGERMLEDLSASHLEELHGMRPLLTRLLARMGSDADPA, encoded by the coding sequence GTGAACCCACCCAGCACCCCCACCAGCCTGTCTCCCGCCGACTACGAACTGCTTGCGGACTTCCGCTACGCGCTGCGCAAATTCGCGGCGTTCAGCGAAAGCGCGGCCGCCGGGCTGGACCTGATGCCGCAGCAGCATCAGGCCCTGCTTGCGATCAAAGGCACCCGCAAGACCACGCCCGGACGCCGCGGCCTGTACGTAGGCGAAATCGCCGAACGCCTGCTGATCCGGCCGCACACCGCCGCGGAACTGGTGGGCCGGCTGGCCCGGCTGGACCTCGTCAGCCGCGAGCCCGACCCCGAAGACGGACGCCGCGTCGAAGTCGTGCTGACCCCCAAGGGAGAACGCATGCTGGAAGATCTGTCCGCCTCTCATCTGGAAGAGCTGCACGGCATGCGCCCCCTGCTGACACGCCTGCTGGCCCGCATGGGCAGCGACGCGGACCCGGCGTGA
- a CDS encoding HPP family protein, with amino-acid sequence MGVAIKRWLGSFAPAPVGVNGREKIYGVLGALVGLFCTEWVGRHALGAANPWFIAPMGASAVLLFAAPASPLAQPWSLMAGNVISALIGVFCAQFIPVPGIAAAVAVALAIGAMFSLRCLHPPSGAVALTAVLGGPSVASLGYGFALWPVALNSLILLCIAVVFNGALKRNYPRRHAEPAAGHSTRDPVPSARLGFSRADLDDALSQRGELLDISKEDLEAIVLDAELRASVRRFGDVRCADIMSRDVVSVMEKDPLDYAVRLFDKHRLQALPVLDSAGRYAGMVAQGDVLARKSRLTPVAAGSEAAPDLLVGDCMRSEVPFATPGLPVIELARPMSDSLHCVPVLDEARNLQGLVTQSDLVAALYQMAVSAHSLPAGGANPHKLAA; translated from the coding sequence TTGGGTGTTGCTATCAAGCGCTGGCTGGGTTCGTTCGCGCCGGCGCCGGTGGGCGTCAACGGACGCGAAAAAATCTATGGCGTGCTGGGCGCGCTGGTCGGGCTGTTCTGCACCGAATGGGTGGGCCGCCACGCGCTGGGCGCCGCCAATCCCTGGTTCATCGCCCCCATGGGGGCGTCCGCCGTGCTGCTGTTCGCGGCGCCCGCCAGCCCGCTGGCGCAGCCCTGGTCGCTGATGGCGGGCAACGTCATTTCCGCGCTGATCGGCGTGTTCTGCGCCCAGTTCATCCCCGTGCCGGGCATCGCCGCCGCCGTCGCGGTGGCGCTGGCGATCGGCGCCATGTTCTCCCTGCGCTGCCTGCATCCGCCCAGCGGCGCCGTGGCGCTGACCGCGGTGCTGGGCGGTCCGTCCGTGGCCAGCCTGGGCTATGGCTTCGCGCTGTGGCCAGTGGCGCTGAACTCCCTCATCCTGCTGTGCATCGCCGTGGTGTTCAACGGCGCGCTCAAGCGCAATTACCCGCGCCGCCACGCCGAACCGGCGGCCGGCCACAGTACGCGCGACCCCGTTCCCAGCGCCCGGCTGGGTTTTTCCCGCGCCGATCTGGACGACGCCCTGAGCCAGCGCGGAGAACTGCTGGACATCAGCAAGGAAGACCTGGAAGCCATCGTGCTGGATGCCGAGCTGCGCGCCAGCGTGCGCCGCTTTGGCGATGTGCGCTGCGCCGACATCATGTCGCGCGACGTGGTGTCGGTCATGGAAAAAGACCCGCTGGACTATGCGGTCCGGCTCTTCGACAAGCACCGCCTGCAGGCGCTGCCCGTGCTGGATTCGGCCGGGCGCTATGCCGGCATGGTGGCCCAGGGCGACGTGCTGGCGCGCAAAAGCCGGCTGACGCCGGTTGCGGCCGGCAGCGAGGCGGCGCCGGACCTGCTGGTGGGCGACTGCATGCGCAGCGAAGTGCCGTTCGCCACGCCGGGCTTGCCGGTGATCGAGCTGGCGCGCCCCATGTCCGACAGCCTGCATTGCGTGCCGGTGCTGGATGAAGCGCGCAATCTGCAGGGGCTGGTGACGCAGTCCGACCTCGTCGCGGCGCTGTACCAGATGGCGGTGTCGGCCCATTCGCTGCCCGCCGGCGGCGCGAATCCGCACAAGCTGGCCGCCTGA
- a CDS encoding sensor histidine kinase, whose amino-acid sequence MNPLSRTRALFCWLVLFCLGAAWIGRQEYVDQHERFFQSTSVAQRMLSQKTVQHEAVLATLAALSHPPSPERLFPSLQPAMPQLQGLGHLPDGAWAGSVAEPRGLPAAVERARQLGRPVTLPVDAAHYWLVAPSSWSLLLDARQLVPAADFPPGLANLTLTVDQTPLRLLEKQPDNAALGWKLALQKPLGAASQPFQMRSTRTLTPDTWPWAAWLAWGLASALLVAGGAAWQRSRADARRQQEQVRLAAMARLSTLGEMAAGIAHELNQPLTAILAHTRAAERLLDDDEERPAVRHALLASSEQAKRAADIISRMRALVQPSSPTLREALDPDALVASLRFLREPELARLGIRLSWHNASPGARPLGDRVALEQILHNLVQNAADALAGVSGPRQISLEGRAADGNYQFSVSDTGPGIPADAMPRLFAPFYTTRAQGMGLGLALCDTLAGSMDGRIAARNLSPAGACFTVSLPRAGASA is encoded by the coding sequence GTGAATCCCCTATCGCGCACGCGCGCCCTCTTCTGCTGGCTGGTCTTGTTCTGCCTTGGCGCCGCCTGGATCGGCCGGCAGGAATACGTGGACCAGCACGAGCGCTTTTTCCAGAGCACCAGCGTGGCCCAGCGCATGCTGAGCCAGAAGACGGTGCAGCACGAAGCCGTGCTGGCCACGCTGGCCGCCTTGTCGCACCCGCCGTCCCCCGAACGCCTGTTCCCCAGCCTGCAGCCCGCGATGCCGCAGCTGCAGGGGCTGGGCCACCTGCCCGATGGCGCGTGGGCGGGCAGCGTGGCCGAACCTCGCGGTTTGCCGGCAGCCGTCGAGCGCGCGCGCCAACTCGGCCGGCCGGTGACGCTGCCCGTGGACGCCGCGCACTACTGGCTGGTCGCCCCGTCCAGCTGGAGCCTGCTGCTGGACGCCCGCCAGCTGGTGCCCGCCGCCGACTTTCCGCCCGGCCTCGCCAACCTGACGCTGACGGTGGATCAGACTCCTTTGCGCCTGCTGGAAAAGCAGCCGGACAACGCCGCGCTGGGCTGGAAGCTTGCGCTGCAAAAACCGCTGGGCGCGGCAAGCCAGCCGTTCCAGATGCGCAGCACGCGCACGCTGACGCCGGACACCTGGCCGTGGGCCGCATGGCTGGCCTGGGGCCTGGCCAGCGCGCTGCTGGTGGCGGGCGGCGCCGCCTGGCAGCGCTCGCGCGCCGACGCCCGGCGCCAGCAGGAACAGGTGCGCCTGGCCGCCATGGCGCGGCTCAGCACGCTGGGCGAGATGGCCGCCGGCATCGCCCATGAGCTCAACCAGCCCCTGACCGCCATCCTGGCCCACACCCGCGCCGCCGAGCGGCTGCTCGACGACGACGAGGAACGCCCCGCCGTGCGGCACGCGCTGCTGGCCAGCTCCGAACAGGCCAAGCGCGCCGCCGACATCATCAGCCGCATGCGCGCGCTGGTCCAGCCCAGTTCGCCCACATTGCGAGAGGCCCTGGATCCCGACGCCCTGGTTGCGTCGCTGCGGTTCCTGCGCGAGCCCGAACTGGCCCGCCTAGGCATACGGCTGTCCTGGCACAACGCCAGTCCCGGCGCCCGCCCCCTGGGCGACCGCGTCGCGCTCGAGCAGATCCTCCACAACCTGGTTCAGAACGCGGCGGACGCCTTGGCCGGCGTTTCCGGCCCCCGCCAGATTTCCCTGGAAGGCCGGGCGGCGGACGGAAACTACCAGTTCAGCGTCAGCGACACGGGCCCCGGCATTCCCGCCGACGCGATGCCGCGCCTGTTCGCGCCGTTCTACACCACGCGCGCCCAAGGCATGGGGCTGGGCCTGGCGTTGTGCGACACGCTGGCCGGATCCATGGATGGCCGCATCGCCGCGCGCAACCTCAGCCCGGCGGGCGCCTGCTTCACCGTGAGCCTGCCGCGCGCGGGAGCCTCCGCATGA
- a CDS encoding response regulator transcription factor, whose translation MNSNDHSPLVYLVDDDDAVRDGLALLLRSVGLRSAGFGDPTAFLAGLTQPTIGCVVLDIRMPGISGLDVLSRLAEQSDLPVVMLTGHANVDLCRRAFKGGAMEFLQKPVDDDVFLDAVQAAVRSHIASRERLAVTQAATDRLARLSGREHEVLERIVQGMSNKEIAREFELSPRTVETYRANVFAKLEAESLAQLIRQYATLLG comes from the coding sequence ATGAATTCGAACGATCATTCCCCGCTGGTCTACCTGGTGGACGACGACGACGCGGTGCGCGACGGCCTGGCGCTGCTGCTGCGCAGCGTCGGCCTGCGCAGCGCGGGCTTTGGCGATCCCACGGCATTCCTGGCCGGCCTCACGCAGCCCACGATCGGTTGCGTGGTGCTGGACATCCGCATGCCGGGCATCAGCGGGCTGGACGTGCTGTCCCGGCTGGCCGAACAATCCGACCTGCCGGTGGTCATGCTGACCGGCCACGCCAATGTGGACCTCTGCCGCCGCGCGTTCAAGGGCGGCGCCATGGAGTTCCTGCAAAAGCCGGTGGACGACGATGTCTTCCTGGACGCGGTGCAGGCCGCGGTGCGCAGCCACATCGCCAGCCGCGAGCGGCTGGCCGTGACACAGGCGGCAACCGACCGCCTGGCCCGCCTGTCCGGGCGCGAGCATGAAGTCCTGGAACGCATCGTCCAGGGCATGAGCAACAAGGAAATCGCACGCGAGTTCGAGCTGTCCCCGCGCACCGTCGAGACCTATCGGGCCAATGTGTTCGCCAAGCTGGAAGCCGAGTCGCTCGCGCAGCTCATCCGGCAGTACGCGACCCTGCTGGGCTGA
- a CDS encoding GlcG/HbpS family heme-binding protein — MNRITLAALMSSLAFAGAAHAAVLNESNLSMADAQKLATATVAACQAKGYNVSAAVVDRAGLLKAFARGDNAGPHTIEASRAKAFTAVSAKTPTLAMMENSQKNPGAANLTDIPGFLLLGGGVPIKAGANVIGAIGVAGAPGGNLDAQCADAVLEENAAMFK; from the coding sequence ATGAACCGAATCACGCTCGCCGCCCTGATGTCCTCCCTGGCTTTCGCCGGCGCCGCCCACGCCGCCGTGCTGAACGAAAGCAATCTGTCCATGGCCGACGCGCAAAAGCTCGCCACCGCCACGGTCGCGGCCTGCCAGGCCAAGGGCTATAACGTCAGCGCGGCGGTCGTCGACCGCGCCGGCCTGCTCAAGGCCTTCGCGCGCGGCGACAACGCCGGCCCGCACACCATCGAAGCCAGCCGCGCCAAGGCCTTCACCGCCGTGTCGGCCAAGACGCCCACGCTGGCCATGATGGAAAATTCGCAGAAGAACCCCGGCGCGGCCAACCTGACCGACATCCCCGGCTTCCTGCTGCTGGGCGGCGGCGTGCCGATCAAGGCCGGCGCCAACGTGATCGGCGCCATAGGCGTGGCCGGCGCGCCGGGCGGCAACCTGGACGCCCAGTGCGCCGATGCCGTGCTGGAAGAAAACGCCGCGATGTTCAAGTAA